GCTCCAGCATGAAGACATGGACATGGATAGGctttatgaatttttaccGCGAATCGGAGCTGTCCATGAATaaattttgaataataattaaaaataataatccattAGGTTTGTTTTTCGTTATGACTGAGCCGTTGAAACCTCATCGAAATGTgtccttttgttgttgttttttaagacGAGTGTTCGCTTCGAACCTAGCATTAAAATGCAAGTTATAGCATAATTAACTTTTGATGCATGTATTAATAAACGAATCGAACTTATGGTCCGTTTTCTTATCGCAAACTTGAAATGATGAATCAGCGCTAAACGTTGAATCGCTGCGAAATCTCGCATTTAAGCAAGGAGATATTTGAAGCCCAAATGAAACTCGAGGGCTATTGATGATCCAGGATAAAGTTTTAGACGCTCCACGCAGGGCGTAAAATGACACCAAGAGCTTAAATTATTATTCCTCTTTTCAGCATGTTTCTTTATATAACCCGGCCATCTTGACCTATTTTCATTGTCATTTAAAGTAGAGGCAAAGCGTTTTTTTATTGGCTGAACGTTTCCAACATTTCGGAAGGTTAGGGGTATTGAACGGTTACGTAATGGCAGTCGATTTGAATGCTCTTCCTCTACAATCTTTAGAATATCTCAGGTGTTTTTCAAGTAAAAAGggggtatttttctttttcgctttatttcaaatgattttcttCATAGTATATTTGAACGAATGTCTTGGCTGCGTAACGTCTTCACTCGAAAGGCTCTAATCGAATAGAACGACGAGCGACAGTAACTTAACACGATGTGTGCCGCAGGGGGAAGAGGATAGGCGGACGAACAAGTGTAAACAGTGATAACGTGCTCTGCTGACAGCCATGACACCAGCACCGACTGGGTTGGGGCTAAAGGGCTAGCTTAAGCCCGAAGACTGTGGACACCAGAGGGCTACCCCTCAGTACCCCCTAATTATCGATCAATCAATCAAACGTGTTCTGCGAGTTGGACGATATTCTTCAACATGCTTTCATCCCCGGAATTGACTTGTTGACGTAATTGAGTTTCTCCGTATCGTATAGACTAAGGCACGTCATGAATTTGCTTTGAATAACGATGGACtataatttgtaaaaaaataaatgctgCAAGATGACCGTATTGTGGACAATATCGGACAGGTGGAATGGAACTTGATTTTTCCTACATCCTCTTTACCTTTTCAACCTCCTCCCGAGTAAACAAGATTCAAGATGGCGAATCTACAAGGTATTTATTGCTACACCTTTGGTATTTAATATGTCCTTGACATGTCAGCTTTCTGTTAGGCACTTTTGTGCTTTCCAtcaggagaagaagaaaagtgaTATTGGCATCTGCTACATAAGACAGTAGGTTtatttgaaatgtttaatCATCAGACCATGTTGAATGATCGTCATAGTAtctccatttaaaaaaaagttaattgCTGGTTAAATGAAGCCAATCACTATGATGTGATTGTTAGCTATTAAAAAATACGATCGTTCTGAGATGAGGTGTAAAACTTTGGCTTGATTAATCAAATACTAAGGCTTGAATGTATTTCCATGAAGAAAACAGGTGCCCTAGTGATGATGAaccatttaaaagaaaatggctaGCTTACACGTGTTAGCATGAAAAGATACGACCCAAgttcttttgaaaatcaaacGCGTTAAAGAGAAAACGATGCTTTCAAACAAGTAATACAAGGCCACTCGAATTGGCTTGTTAGCTGCCTTTTTCCTTCTCAAAATTCACGATTCAGCAATTTCGTAATTGTTGTCCAATTTCACTTAACGAGATTCCTCTATCATCACAGGTCGTTGAAACAAGAGCTTTTGGGAAGACAGAAAAAGAGATCAGATTATACAACAGCTAATTTTGATTGAATATcagattgtttttttaaattcaagaTAGAAAACAGCATTCATCATTACTCTTATCTCTTGCATTAAAGACTTTTTAAAGACTACTACTAAcgtagttgtagtagtagaAACTTAAGATGACTTTGTCATACAAAGGTAATCAAACTGGATAGCCACTCCATTCTGTAAGATTACGATATCAAAGAGTGACAAACTCGCGTCTCTCGCAGAGCACACGTGGTTAGGCTATCCGAAATTTCCTATagaactttttcttcttcttttccaatctattctgaaaaaaaaattttattcaaatttaatcagcagttttttattcttattctgaTTAAACTTAACTTATGCACTAGCAGGCCGTTTTGTCTTGaatcttatttttattaaacctGCTTTCTAATTGTGTTCTCAATTATGCTCTCAATTCAAGGTTATATGCCTCAAGAAGAGCTGGTTGTCTCGTGGATTTGATTGACCAAAGTCAAGTGGTACACACTCACGCGTTTAACCGAAAGAAAAGCTACTTGCTGACCAACATGAATGCACAACgcgaggggaaaaaaacaacatttcaTCAGTCGAATTAtagcacagaaaaaaaaagttcttaACGAAAACTGACCCTCATTGGATTGCTTTGATGCCCGTAAGGATTTAATCCATAGCACGACTCAGAGTACATTCTATAGCGTGATCTGTGGGCGTTAGTCAATCTATTACCTAGCAGATATGTAAAGATCATAAGGtccaaaatgaaatttaacGAATCTAGGGCAGGATTTGTAACTTTTACAACGTCCTATAAAAAGACTTGAAATTTAGAATCGACATTCACATTCAATTCAAATCACATTCGAGAATGAAGTACCTTTTCGTGTTTCTGATTGCTGTATGCATTGCAGTCGTCTGCTCTGCACCAACGTCCAATTTGCCCAGGTTAGAATTGCGATTACGTACTATAAGTCTTCAAAAGTACAGAACCCTCTAACTTTTCTTTGAACAGGAACTCTCCGGAGCCATCCACCCTCATCCAGCAAAAGGATGTCGATGGACTCTCAGCTGGGCCTTCGAAAACCCCCCTGAAACGGGCCGCAGCTGCCCAGCCAATGGATACTGTGTCGTTCTTTGAAGTTCACGATCTGACCGGAGTAGACCACGATGACATTCCCGGTGATATCGGACCTTTCGAAGTTGTCAACATCGATGGACATACGTCTGATACTCTTCCCAAGAACATCATTCCAGTTGAAGTCATCCCTGCCGAGAACTCGGCAGAAATTTTTGAAGTACACAACCTGGATGATATGTCCCATGACGATATTCCGGATGATCTTTCTGTCTTCGAAGTTGTTGATATTTCCAAACACACCGTCGATACTATACCAGCTGATGTCATCCCTGTACACATTACTCCGCTTGGCACAGCCGCTGGAGCAAGTGCCATCAGCACAGACGGGTCGCCCGTTTTTGCTTCCGCATCGGCTGGGCTAAACACTCCGGAAGGCCGTGCTGGCATGTCCCGCGTTAAAGTTGTCCCAGCCTCTCCTGTCAGTCCTATCGTGTATTCGGTTGATAACGCTGGCACTAAGTATGATGCCCCAACAGTTACTGGGCCTTATGCTCCTAAAGTGAAATGTCGCCAAGCTGATCTGTTTCCCTTCAAAGGACCTAGTGAAggtttatttaaatatttctcGGATTTAGTACGAGAAGAATTATCAGATTGTACGGTAGGAGGAGTAGTGGTACGTCGTCGCTGAAATAATAAGCCATTAATTTATTCGCTAATTAATCAAAGCTTTTTCCTGACAGTGGTCCTCCCTAAATTATCGTGAAATTTCTGACTACTTGCTTGTGACTTTGGCATACTTTAATCTATATGAAACGAAGGAGAAACCGAAGAACACCAAtatacaaaatataaaaatatgttttaatcaattaatAAGGTAGTTAACTTGAAGGATTCGAAAAGAAACCCAAATCGTACATAACCCATAACAAAGGCAGTTTGAAAATCTGCTTCAACTTCTGACACATAGATGGCAGTTTGGCATACATCTTTTGGAACCTTAGGTTAGATGGCAGGTTTGTATGTAGCTTTTTTTCCCGcctaaaacaagaaaatttcCGGTAGAAAAGTTCACGTTTGTTAATAGTGGCTGCATTATGTCAGAAACGGATTGTAGAAAGCATGTCAACCTCCaatttctgaaattgtttATCCTAGTTTTCACGAGAAATACCCTAAAAAACCGAGATAGCGAAACGGTCTTTAGAGATTCGATAGAATTAGATGCAAGACGCCATCTTAGCTCTGCGGTCAATCAGGTCATCCCTTGAGAAACTTTAGGTCCTCAACTGCTTATTCACGTCTCTTGATCTGAGTAAAAGTCCTAGTTTGTCGTGTTAATTTCGATCTTTTTGTGATCGGAATCATATAATAGTATTTTACCAAAGGTAGTAATAGAGTTTGAGAATGGATCCCGCACTGTTGCGTGAACGTGAGGCTTTTAAGAGGAGAGCTTTTGCCACGCCGGTGTAAGTTTCTGGTTTTTTAGCTAATGGGTTGTATTTACAGTACTATAATGATTTGATGTGCAGAgtggagaataaaagaaagaaagaaaatgttgtaGATGAATCTAAAAAGAAACCCAGGCCACCCCAGAGATCCTCGGCTTCAGCTCCAAAAATCGATGTTACCAAGTAGGTGTGCTTCATATTTTTAGCAGTTCTGATCCTATTTAATTCCATTTTCTCTAAGCTACAAGCTTATGACAGGGAGTTCACAGTACAAATTTGGGGTATTGGCAAAAATTGTTAAACATCTGAAGACTTTGCATCAGGATGGAGCCGATCATGCTTTAACATTGGAAGAAATCCTCGATGAAACCAACCAACTTGATGTTGGTATGAAGATATCTCAGGTAATGAAAACTGCATGTGTTTAACTGTGTTAGTCTTGTCACTACTTGTGTTTCTTGTATGGTAACAATAGTGGCTTCGAACTGAAGCTTTGAACAGCAATCCTAAAATTGAGGTTACTTCAGATGGAAGGTATGTGTTCAAACCACCATACAAGGTCAGAGATCGTAAAAGCCTACTGAAGTTACTGCGGCAAACTGATTTGAAAGGTTACGGCGGTATTCTGCTTGAAGATATCCAAGAATCCTTACCTAATCATGAAAAAGTTTTGAAAGTATTCacagttttcctttttttttcccccaccaTTTCCCTGGTTTTATTCGCTTCTCACTTTGTTGTTCCAGATGCTCGAAAAAGACATAGTGTACATTACCCGACCCGTAGATAAGAAgaagattttgttttacaaCGATAAAACGGCGCACATGCCGATCGACGAAGAATTTCAAAAGCTTTGGCGATCAGTTGCCGTTGATGGTATTGACGATAACAAAATTGAAGAGTATTTAGAAAACCAGGGAATTCGCTCTATGCAAGACACGAGCCAGAAAGTTCTCCCTgccaaattgaaaagaaaggcTGCTCCAAAGAAACGTACTTACAAGAAACCTCGTGACAATGAGCATCTCAAAGAAATTCTGGAAGATTACGAATGAAATAGTAAACTGTTTTCTACCGACGCGCCCAATTTCCTGTATCACCTGTATGGCAAACCAAACGTACCGGACGAGAACGGTGATGAATCATGTTGTTGTCTCGGGAATCCAgaatctaatttttttagttaaatataaaaatagtTGAATTATTTGTTATCTAAACTTTGTTAGCCATATTTCAGAACAGTATGCCTTTAAATTTCAGTGATTGAGGTGTTTATCTCCTTATTAATATTGCCTCATATTATTTATTGCactatctttttattttacattcTTCTCGAGCAATTCTAGATGAAACCGCCAGATAAATGTGCCTCAGCGTAACCCGGGTTAAGGAGAAAGTCACCGCTTAATCACTCGCCATTCATATCGTTCGATCCTCATTCTGTTAAgtattaataattttaaacaaGTACTTGGCATTACCACTAAACAGTTCATTTATTTCCTTACATCCATCTCTTTTCGTTTAGAAAACGTTTTCTTCTCTTTATGGAAAGCGGTGAAAACAGGCAGAACTCGTCTGGGAGTAGATTTTACTTTCGAAATCAGAACCCCAGCAAACAAGAGGGTGAACTAAAAAACTAAGCCATAATAATCCATTTACTTTCACTTGTTTTTACTTGACATTTAAGGTGCTGCAGCAACATAGGGTTTATTGCCGTCCATTCAAGTTCTATTTAGCTTGTAAACTTTCTCTGCATCCTTGAGAGTATGGCACGTTTCTAAATTGGTAAAACCCTTGAAAACTTTGGCTTCAGTACGTCTGTTGAAAAATAATGTAATTACAGtaattgatttcatttctaGATGTATTCCAGCCCAGAAGgaaaacacaaattaaaagCTGTACACATTTAAacattgaaaatttaaatttctgtAGAGTTAATTGACATGTTATctaacacattttttgttttgcatttcaCATAGAATTGATTTGTTCAATATGGTGGGCATTTACCACTTTGCTTCCTGTAACTTCCTAGGGAACAACTTTGCTGATCCCACATGGAAGAGGGTTTCTCTTCCACGACAGACGCAGTTGCTTTCTTGaactctttcttcttttgtggTACTGGTGAACTAGTTGTTTCAGCGGCAGCAGTGGTTGAATTGTTGTTCAAATCAACAGCCAAATCGGAAATGGGTTTGGCGTTCCGGGTAGCCGTACTGTTACGTCCGGCTACCTTGGCAATTTTTGCCGCGACCGCCTTTAGTGCGATTGGTTCGTTCGATACGACACAGCTGATGATACCCGCCGCATCGCGTGATACAACCTGATCGATGCTGCACGGTCCGCGTTTCCCCAATTGGTGACAATCAGCTGGAACAGCCTCTGGATTGGGGCTCCAATTCACGTGTTGGCCATCAGCGACGCAGTTTGCCGGAATGGGCTCACACGAGATTGTTCCATTGTGCATGACCAACCAGAAATTCTTCAAACAAGGGCCCTGTCGGTGAGAGagacaatttcttttttaattagtGAACTTAAATCTTAAGTAAGTTAGCGTGCGTACCTGATAATTTTGCTGATAACATTCGCCATCGTAGTAAATGAGATGCCTTTCGTCTTCGATACAATCACAGATTCCTTCGTTATTCTTGCCGTCGTAGAGGACCTGATCTTTCTTTTCAGCACAGGGATTTACACGTGCACTAGGACCGAATTTCATGCACTTTTTAGAGGGGACGTAGAACGTTTCATGGGGTGACAGACAAGATCGAGCTCTATCAAACGTGAGTTTAGAAATGAAGTGACAATTTCAAaccttattttgttttaatctAGCTACCCTGCTTTGAAGAGGATGCGAGTGATATCTTCTAAAAGTCCTCTTTGAAACTTGTCTTCACCAGCCTTTTGGTCCGGGTTGGTGAGGGTAGCGTCAATGTCCTTGGAGAGCCTGGCCACCCTGGGCCTGATCCTCGTTTCCAAATCGACTAAAGCGTACCTGATGTCGTAGTGATCGTTCGTTTCAATGTCCAGGTCCAGTTTCCTTTCGATGCGGATGAGTTCGCCAGCTATTTGTTTGCGCTCGTGTTCGGGGTCACCCTCGCCTCCTTCACCTCCTtcacctccttcttcttcttcctcgcCTCCGCCTTCACCTCCTTCGCCACCTTCTTCTTCCGATCCTGCCTTCTTTCCAGGAGCACCGTAAACGTGGTTGATTGCCAACGATAGGATTAGCAAAAGGGCCAAATATTGAATGGACCGCATCTTTGTGTTTCGTTCAAGTTTCGCTTATTCTCGACGGTATTGCAATAATGACCAGTTGAAACGAGACCCAGTCTTTATATAACAAGCTTCCACTACACTCTATCGACGGACATTGAACTAAAGACTAGATCATTCCTTTTCCGTATTCAGAGAGAAACCAAGGGAGGAGATAACTTCCTATTGCCGACTTGgagaaatttaagaaaattgttttggttttttccttcccacctttttttttaaattcttttcatCCTTTCTAATAACTCAAAACGAACGAAACCGGTTTAAAGAGACGTGTGCGTATGCAGACAATCACGTGAGGTGAACTCatcaaagaaatcgaaaacaGTGAAAGTTTTTCCAGTTCAGTAAATCAATCTAAATCTCTGCTAGTGTTGAAAGTTGgctattgtttttatttgcatttcgattgccttttttatttttcgttgtttccgtttctttttctggatTTTTCCGACTAACCGGATCGTATGGACTTCCAATTCATTTATCGCAAAAATAAGATAGTTTTATGCATTGtaatcgtttttgtttttccagaTTCGTGACGATATCGAAATTGGATGGTGATTTGTGTTTATGACATGTTACACCAATAGTATTCGAATTGCGGTAACAGATTGATATCATTACATTCatcactggaaaaaaaaaaagagaaatttttcattcatatttttttctcctaGATATTGAGTATGTGCAAGTCACAGACGCGTGCGGGTTTGACCGACCAAACCCTTGATGGAAAggtgagtaaaaaaaaatatatatagattAATGATCTGTCTCAACTTTTCTCTAAGATTTTTACTTCTGCGTAATCCTAATCGTAAAGtagtccatttttttttagtcatcCGCAAATCGTGATTAACCTCCGAGGAGGGGTGTGGGCCTATCATTTCGATTGTTGAAAGTCATCTATCATGAGAATGAAACTAAGGTATAGGAAACTGGGGATGAAATAGAGAGTTGATTGTATAATTGCAGTAActttcgtaattttttttctactattCTGCATTAATCTGTAGTGAGTTGTTGCATCaattaaaaagaatgaaaCCTCGCAAGTTCTAATTATAGTCTTACGCTGTTTATTCTAACACAAGTctataattaaatttttcaggCGTCTTTAACGCACTTTTCTTATTATAGTTGTTGAATTTTCTAAGCTTTGGAGGACTCaagttattatttatttgataaTTCCAAACTGGTTTCCTTTTATTTCCTCTTCCCTGAAGAAATGTGGTGAATATTTAGAAAAGTCGTTTTCTGGGTGGATTACCTTGTCTTTCTATTTCCCCCTTTTAATCCCAAGTTGTTTCACTTCATTCATCATGCGGATACGTTGATTTGCCAAAAAATGGGGTcgattcctttttattttctcccgACTCCCTACCGTATATCTCGAATAATAGGAAATGGAGAgagttcttttctttctatagtAAAAATCAAACTGTTAGGCTAGATATTGTGATTCCTTTCGGCCATATTTTCACTTTATCCATCAGCCTCATGTAaaagttcatttgtttgttctccAGTGATGAAGGAGGAGGAAACTTTCTAAGGCATATCCTGGAAGACGAACCCCACTGGCTATTACCATCTAAAGAGATGAAGTACTGGGTTGGATGCTGTGTGCACCTTTATCAACAGTCACTGTACAACGAATCAACTTCAGATGAGCATCGGATACCATTGAGTTTGAAACTGTTTCTCCCAGCAAGTTTATTCTGTTCCAGCGCACCTGTTTTGCACTGTATTGGCTGCCCATTTGTCTCACAATAATTCAACATGGTGAATTCCAGAGTTCGTTTCTTTAACCGTGCAAACTCGTTTGCTGTAGGTAAGACGATAAGTCCTTTTCCtttcatcattttcattttggtaTAAGTTTGAATGCATTTCCAAAATTTGGCTGATgtcttttggtttctttctAGGACAAATGGAACGTTGGTGATTTCACTTTCATCTTTCTTCGCCAACTTTATCTTGGAGTCAACGCAACGGAGGTAAGCCATACCCACATTTTCtgaaagttcattttttgttttatcagtCGACTCGTTTGactccacttttttttttgttagtcaTCTGACTTGTTCAGttcattttttgatttattggTATGTTTTCTGGCCCACTCGGTAGAAAGTTCGTTTTCACACGAGAAATCTTATCAGGTTATTTTAGGATATAttttctcttgaaattttgcaCAACATTCGATTTCATTGAGCTTCTGCTAATGATGAAAGCGGGCATATAACAGACGCGATAGAAACACTTTCTAAAACACTTAaaggtaaaaagaagaaaaaaaatgagtgaACACAAACTCAAACTGTTTGGATACAAGCGAATAATGGAAAGGATACATTTCCATTCAGCATTTCAGGGTaggagaaccaaaaaaaaaaaaagaaatggggaGGGACACATTTTAAGGGAACCGAGCCCCTAAAAAAGTGAGATGGATATTGATTATATTGCAACACATTTCAAGAATgcaaattttcttgttttgtctgTTGCCTTGCTCTTTTATACCCCCCGTGTTTAAATTGCACATCTCTTGTTTTGATTTCTGTAACTGCCCTGGGAACAACTAGGACGATCCCAAACCGAAGAGATGGGTGTTTCAGTAGTCGGTGTAGGAGTTGTTGGACCAGTTGCGCCAGTTTTGCTAGTGACGCCAACCACCGGTGCGGGAGTAGTCACTTCGGGTTCGGGAGGGAAAATGCATTTGACTATGCCGGAATTGTCCCGCGTGATGATTTGACCTAGACTGCAAGGTCCTCGCTGACCCATAACGTGGCACTCGGCTGGAACCTTGGCCGAATCGGGGCTCCAGTAAACGTGTTTTCCATCGGCCGTGCAGTTAGCGGGAAGGATTTCACAGGTGGGAGTCGAATTGGTCATGACCAACCAAGAGCCGGGCAAGCAAGGTCCGCGCACATTTTGGCGATGGCATTCGCCGTTGTAGTAAACGAGTTGCCTTTCATCTTCGACGCAATCGCAAGATCCTTCGTTGTTTTTACCGTCGTAGAGGATCTGATCCTTCTTCTTGCACGGGTTGGATGCTAGAGCGTTAGGTCCGAAAGGCAGGCATTTATTCAGAGGGGCGTAGAAGGTCTCCTCCGGCGATAGGCAAGCTCGTGCGCTGTTTGCACAAATTATTCGTGattgatttattattattattattatttattatttattcgtTTGAATTGAATGTGTGATCATTTACCCAGCTTTGTACATCATGCGAGCGATATCTTCCTGTAGTGTTTTTTGgaattttctttctccagCTCGTTGGTCAGTGTTGATTAGACTGGCGTCGATTTCCCTCGAGAGTCTGGCCATCCTGGGCATGAGCCTCATTTCCAGGTTGAGCAAAGCGTACCTGATTTCGTAGTGATCGTTTTTCTCGATATCCATATCCAGTTGCCTTTCCATTCGGATGAGTTCGCCCGTCAGCATTTTGCGATCTTGTTCGGGATTACCCGATCCCGCTTCCTCCTCGGATGAGTCCACGGCGAATCCTCCGAATAAAGGCGATGCTCCATTAGGTCTGCGAGtatttaaacaaacaaaacaaaatgttttaattacTAACAAAGAAGTtgcgtgtcttttttttttaatttttttttatgttaaacGAAAACCGACTCTGGTCTGGAAGTGACGTGACTAATGAAGAGGAAGCTGAACACGACGAAGCAGAGCGTGAAATGTTTAAACAATTCCATGTCGCCGATTTGCGATGTGTTTACGACTGTATTCTGTTCTGGATGGGCAATTAATGACATTCAACGGTGCCGCTGCCCATGtcttttatacttttacaagTCTGATCGTACCCACTTTGGACGAGAagtaaaaccaaaaaaacaaaatctagaTGTAAACGTCAGACTGGGCAGCTAGTGAGGGAAAAGGAGGAATTCCGGCTgtttagaaagaaaagaaagaaaaaaaaggttagtGAAATCCGTGTCGTGAAAGaaagagcgagagagagaCTGGAGTTTGGATGTCGCCCTTTCTAATTATTTCTATCCCCGATAGCGTTGCCGTAGACTAGCACAACCGGTTCCCCCCCTTTCTGTCAGTCATTTGCTGTTTAGCCTATAACTCATCAGAAGAAACTGAAAGTAAGATACCAGTGAAAGTTTGGATGTAGGCTATTATCTAAGGGGGGaggtgtttctttttctctacgcgcctttttttttcataagaGTTGGATTACACGTCTGTAGAACACTTTTTTCAGCGTTGGTGGGAGATTGTGCAATTCTATTTTCAatgctacaaaaaaaaagaaaagaaagtggatttttatttgattcttgAACTTGGGAAGTCTTTAAGGTATCATATTTCCAAAAGAGATAATAGTGTCAATTTTTTATGAACtcgtttttcatttgcatCTTGGGCGTGGACGGTGACTAAGGCCAATTTGAAATGATTCCAAAATCAATTCGTTTGGTTttttagtatacatatatatttttttattctccacTTTCACGAACTCTCGCTCTATCAGTTTAATCGTCGTAATTAGGGACAGCAAAGTATGATGTAAAACTTGATATGATTTTTCGATatccaagaaagaaaaagttgtctgtttattattattttttcgcaCAAGGTTTTAATAAGCCCcgataatatatattttttttatcgccACTGTTACATCTGCGTGCGACATGACAGCAATGGCTCGTAAGACCGGAGGGTGGTAGTTTCCTGTTGCAGCGGATTATTGCACGTTGTCTTCTGTGGGAAAGTTTGTCAAAAACCAGTTTATCCGTCTCGCCCTCGTCAGTTTgatgtctttttctttttcttcctcatTTCCATCTCTACTCGCTTTTGCATACAGGTATTTTGCATAAATTGTTGGCATACCGACAACATTTTCTCCAGGTGAATGTGACGAACATTTTTCTAGTGTCTTGATTGTCTGCACGACTATCTCTTCGTCCCTCCATTACGTTTTGGAAGAAAATCGAGAAGCAACCGTACTGCCTTTTTACTTCCAGGTTTCGCTTTTAATCGCATCCGTGCGTGGTGatgtgattttaaaaaaaaaatgggggaaattaaaggaaaaacaaaagcgaaatTCGAGCAGTTGGGAAAGTGGCTTTGAGTAAACAGCGGACATGATTAAAAGCTGTtgaatttctgtttttatcGATGCTAGTCCAAGAGATAAGACGAAACACCTAAACTTGAT
This sequence is a window from Daphnia magna isolate NIES linkage group LG7, ASM2063170v1.1, whole genome shotgun sequence. Protein-coding genes within it:
- the LOC116927171 gene encoding uncharacterized protein LOC116927171, whose translation is MKYLFVFLIAVCIAVVCSAPTSNLPRNSPEPSTLIQQKDVDGLSAGPSKTPLKRAAAAQPMDTVSFFEVHDLTGVDHDDIPGDIGPFEVVNIDGHTSDTLPKNIIPVEVIPAENSAEIFEVHNLDDMSHDDIPDDLSVFEVVDISKHTVDTIPADVIPVHITPLGTAAGASAISTDGSPVFASASAGLNTPEGRAGMSRVKVVPASPVSPIVYSVDNAGTKYDAPTVTGPYAPKVKCRQADLFPFKGPSEGLFKYFSDLVREELSDCTVGGVVVRRR
- the LOC116927170 gene encoding transcription initiation factor IIE subunit beta, which codes for MDPALLREREAFKRRAFATPVVENKRKKENVVDESKKKPRPPQRSSASAPKIDVTNYKLMTGSSQYKFGVLAKIVKHLKTLHQDGADHALTLEEILDETNQLDVGMKISQWLRTEALNSNPKIEVTSDGRYVFKPPYKVRDRKSLLKLLRQTDLKGYGGILLEDIQESLPNHEKVLKMLEKDIVYITRPVDKKKILFYNDKTAHMPIDEEFQKLWRSVAVDGIDDNKIEEYLENQGIRSMQDTSQKVLPAKLKRKAAPKKRTYKKPRDNEHLKEILEDYE
- the LOC116927104 gene encoding uncharacterized protein LOC116927104, whose product is MRSIQYLALLLILSLAINHVYGAPGKKAGSEEEGGEGGEGGGEEEEEGGEGGEGGEGDPEHERKQIAGELIRIERKLDLDIETNDHYDIRYALVDLETRIRPRVARLSKDIDATLTNPDQKAGEDKFQRGLLEDITRILFKAGARSCLSPHETFYVPSKKCMKFGPSARVNPCAEKKDQVLYDGKNNEGICDCIEDERHLIYYDGECYQQNYQGPCLKNFWLVMHNGTISCEPIPANCVADGQHVNWSPNPEAVPADCHQLGKRGPCSIDQVVSRDAAGIISCVVSNEPIALKAVAAKIAKVAGRNSTATRNAKPISDLAVDLNNNSTTAAAETTSSPVPQKKKEFKKATASVVEEKPSSMWDQQSCSLGSYRKQSGKCPPY
- the LOC116927119 gene encoding uncharacterized protein LOC116927119 — its product is MSLIAHPEQNTVVNTSQIGDMELFKHFTLCFVVFSFLFISHVTSRPEPNGASPLFGGFAVDSSEEEAGSGNPEQDRKMLTGELIRMERQLDMDIEKNDHYEIRYALLNLEMRLMPRMARLSREIDASLINTDQRAGERKFQKTLQEDIARMMYKAGARACLSPEETFYAPLNKCLPFGPNALASNPCKKKDQILYDGKNNEGSCDCVEDERQLVYYNGECHRQNVRGPCLPGSWLVMTNSTPTCEILPANCTADGKHVYWSPDSAKVPAECHVMGQRGPCSLGQIITRDNSGIVKCIFPPEPEVTTPAPVVGVTSKTGATGPTTPTPTTETPISSVWDRPSCSQGSYRNQNKRCAI